The genome window CGGCAACGGCCAATAGACCATGAAGCGCAACCTCCTCCTCCTCGCCGCACTGCTGCCGATCGCGCTGTTCCTGCCCCGTCAGGCATGCGCGCAGAACGAGGGCCAGTACGTGATCCAGGGCATCTACAACCCTACGCTCATCGATGCGCAGAAGATCGATCTGCGGCCCGAGGGCATCGACACCATCCTGCCCACCCTGCCCGTGAGCTACAACCTGTTGCCGGCCAAGGCCGATATCGCGCCGCGCGCCGACAGCCTGGCCGCCGCCAAGCTCAACGTGGAGAAGGCGCAGGCACGGCTCTACAAGGGCTTCGTGAAGGCCGGCTACGGCTTGTACAACACGCCCATCGGCGAGCTCCACTTCAATCAGGTGCGCTCCCGCAAGAACGGCTACGGCTTCCACCTGAAGCACATGAGCAGCAATGGCGGGCTCGACGATGTGGGCCCGAGCCGCTACGGCAACAACAGCATCGATGCCTTCTATCGCCACATCATCCAGAAGAACGAGGCCAGCGGCAGGCTCATGTACGACCGGCGCCGCATCAGCTATTACGGCTACCCCAGCAACGAAGGGCTTGAGGATTCATTGAGCCTGCTCGGAGGCGACAAGGACCGCCTGAAGCAGTTCTACAACGACATCGGCTTCGCCGCGCGTGTGCGCAGCCTCTACGAGGACAGCAGCCGCATCGCGCATGATGTCGGCCTCGAAGCGCACACCTACAGCAATTTCAGCGGGAGCCGCGAGACCAACATCCGGGTGGCGGCGGAAGCCGGCAAGCAAGAGAAGACCGAGTACTACCACGCCACACTGCTGATTGACAACAACGCCTTCCGTGGAAGGGTCTCGCCCGACTCATCGGAGTTCAGGCAGAACGGCACGCTCATCGGCCTCTTGCCCAGCGTGCGCACCGTTGGCCGCAAGTACTTCGTGCGCGCCGGCGTGGGCCTCTACCTCGATGCGCTCGGCGAGACCACCTTCCACTTCTTCCCGCAGGCCTACGCGCACTACGCGCTGTTCGACAACATCCTGGTGCCATACGTGGGCCTCGATGGAGAGCGCCGGCGCAACAGCTTCCGCAGCCTCACGCGCGAGAACCCCTGGCTCAACCCCGCTCCGCGCCAGCGCAACACCAGCAAGCTGTTCGATGCGTATGGAGGCCTCCGCGGCAGCTTCGGCAACCACATCGGCTTCGATGTCCGCGCCAGCTTCAGCTCGAATGAGGACATGCCCCTCTACATCAACACGCCCAATGCGCCCTTCGGCGACCGCATGGATGTGGTGTACGACGAGGTGGAGATCATGGACTTCAGCGGTGAGCTCACGTACAGCACCGCCAAGGACACGCGCCTGAGCGCCCGGATCGACGTGTACACCTACGCCACCCGCGTAGAGGATGAGCCTTGGAACCTGCCGCCTTACAAGATCACCTTCGCCGCGCGCCACAGCCTGCGCGACAAGCTCGTGCTGAAGGCCGAGGCCCTCTTCCTGGGCCGCCGCACCGCCTACCGCGCGCCCGAGGCCAGCACCGACAGCAGCGTGGTGGCCGTGAGCACCCGCACCCAGCTCGATGGATTCCTCGACCTCTACCTCGGTGCCGAGTACCGCTACACCAAGCGGCTGAGCATGTTCCTCGACATCAGCAACCTCAGCGCGAGCAAATACGAGCGCTGGTACCGCCACCCCACGCAGCGGGGGCTGATCATGATCGGGGCGACCTACGCGTTCTGAGCGCCCGTGATGGGCTCAGGAATCGGCTGAGAAGGTGGTCTCCTGCGGAGGCGGGGATCCAGTTTCAAGGGCTTCTACGCCCCCTGTCAACGCCCTCTTCCGAACAAGCGTTAATTATCAACAGAATCCGCGTCCGTGTTGGGAAAACGGCCCTGTTAACCGGGTGTGAAAAGGTACCTTTGGGAGCCTTTGAAAAAAGGGCGATTTGACCTTGGAAACCATGTCTGAGACAACCCTGGAAATGAGCGAGAAGAAGAAGGCGGCGGCGAGCTATTCGGCCGACAGCATACAGGTATTGGAAGGCCTCGAAGCGGTGCGCAAGCGCCCGGCCATGTACATCGGCGATGTGGGCGTGAAGGGCCTCCATCACCTGGTGTACGAGGTGGTCGACAACAGCATCGACGAGGCGCTGGCCGGCCACTGCGACACCGTGGAGGTGACCATCACCCCGCAGAACGGGATCCGCGTGAAGGATAACGGCCGCGGCATCCCGGTGGACATGCATGCCAAGGAGGGCCGTAGCGCTTTGGAGGTGGTGATGACCGTGCTGCACGCCGGCGGCAAATTCGACAAGGACAGCTACAAGGTCTCCGGCGGCCTGCACGGCGTGGGCGTGAGCTGCGTGAACGCGCTCAGCACCCTGTTGCGGGCCGAGGTGCACCGCGACGGCAAGAAGTACGAGCAGGAGTACAGCGAGGGCAAGCCTCAGTTCCCCGTGCGCGAGATCGGGACCACCGACTACCGGGGCACCATCGTCACTTTCCAGCCCGACCTGAGCATCTTCCAAGCCGGCGAATACAACTTCGACACCTTGGCCGCCCGCCTGCGCGAGCTGGCCTTCCTCAACAAAGGCATCAAGCTCACGCTCACCGACGAGCGCCGCACCAATGCCGATGGCAGCTTCGTGAGCGAGGAGTACTACAGCGACCTCGGCCTAGTGGAGTTCGTGAAGTTCCTCGATGGCACGCGCATGCCGCTGATCGAGGACGTGATCTACATGGAAGGCGAGAAGCAGGGCATCCCGGTGGAGATCGCCATGGTGTACAACGACAGCTACAACGAGAACCTGCACTCGTACGTGAACAACATCAACACGCACGAGGGCGGCACGCACCTGGCCGGTTTCCGACGCGGCCTCACCCGTACGCTGAAGAAGTACGCTGACAGCAGCGGCGCCACGCAGAAGCTCAAGTTCGAGATCAGCGGCGACGACTTCCGCGAGGGGCTCACCGCCGTGATCAGCGTGAAGGTGCAGGAGCCCCAGTTCGAGGGGCAGACCAAGACCAAGCTGGGCAACAATGAGGTGATGGGCGCGGTGGACATCGCCGTGAGCGAGATGCTCGAGAACTACCTCGAGGAACACCCGCGCGACGCCAAGCAGATCGTTGAGAAGGTGATCCTGGCCGCCACCGCGCGGCATGCCGCACGCAAGGCGCGGGAGCTGGTGCAGCGCAAGGGCGCCTTCAGCGGCGGGGGCCTGCCCGGCAAGCTGGCCGATTGCCAGAGCAAGGACGCCAGCGCAAGCGAGCTCTTCCTGGTGGAGGGCGATTCAGCCGGCGGCACCGCCAAACAGGGCCGCAACCGCGAGTTCCAGGCCATCCTGCCCCTGCGCGGCAAGATCCTCAATGTGGAGAAGGCCATGCAGCACAAGATCCTCGACAACGAGGAGATCCGGAACATCTACACCGCGCTCGGCGTGCACATCGGCACCGAAGAGGACAGCAAGGCGCTGAACATGACCAAATTGCGCTACCACAAGATCGTGATCATGTGCGACGCGGACGTGGACGGCAGCCACATCCAGACGCTGATCATGACCTTCTTCTTCCGCCATATGCAGGCGCTGATCGAAGGCGGCCACCTCTACATCGCCACCCCGCCGCTCTATCAGGTGAAGAAGGGCAAGGAACAGGTGTACTGCTGGAATGAGAACGAGCGCGATGCGGTG of Flavobacteriales bacterium contains these proteins:
- the gyrB gene encoding DNA topoisomerase (ATP-hydrolyzing) subunit B, encoding MSEKKKAAASYSADSIQVLEGLEAVRKRPAMYIGDVGVKGLHHLVYEVVDNSIDEALAGHCDTVEVTITPQNGIRVKDNGRGIPVDMHAKEGRSALEVVMTVLHAGGKFDKDSYKVSGGLHGVGVSCVNALSTLLRAEVHRDGKKYEQEYSEGKPQFPVREIGTTDYRGTIVTFQPDLSIFQAGEYNFDTLAARLRELAFLNKGIKLTLTDERRTNADGSFVSEEYYSDLGLVEFVKFLDGTRMPLIEDVIYMEGEKQGIPVEIAMVYNDSYNENLHSYVNNINTHEGGTHLAGFRRGLTRTLKKYADSSGATQKLKFEISGDDFREGLTAVISVKVQEPQFEGQTKTKLGNNEVMGAVDIAVSEMLENYLEEHPRDAKQIVEKVILAATARHAARKARELVQRKGAFSGGGLPGKLADCQSKDASASELFLVEGDSAGGTAKQGRNREFQAILPLRGKILNVEKAMQHKILDNEEIRNIYTALGVHIGTEEDSKALNMTKLRYHKIVIMCDADVDGSHIQTLIMTFFFRHMQALIEGGHLYIATPPLYQVKKGKEQVYCWNENERDAVIEAMKRGNKDASVHVQRYKGLGEMNAEQLWETTMDPTRRTLRQVTIENGAEADRVFSMLMGDEVPPRREFIEKNAIYAKLDV